The genomic DNA GGGTTGACGACCGGCAAAAGCGCCGGTGTCTCGACGGTGGTGCCTGCCCGCGGAACGGACAGCTCGCCGATACGGCCGGCGGCATCGCCGTCCCGACGTTCGAAAATATCGCGCATGTCACAGCACGGGGGCCGGGCCTAATAAGCCGATTGAAGCCGAGCGCGACCGGACGCTGTCAGAAGATGCTCGCCTGCTGGTAGACGGAGATGCCGTCGCTGGTAATCTCGTAGGGCTTTGTCTCCCGGGAGTGGTTGGCGTTCCGTATCTTCTGTATCTCGACGGCCAGTCTGGTTTCCTTGAAGTCGGAACGAACGTATTGGAGGACGAAGACGGCGTCCGTCAGATACTCGATGATGCCGTATTTCGAGGTGTAGGAGTCGGTGTCGCTGACCTCGCTTGTGACCATTGTGCTAATGCCGGCAGACTTCAGCGCTTTCGTGAAATCAAAGACCTCTGTCCGGCGGGCCGACTGCTCGTCGTACATCATCTCCAGCAACGACACCGAGTCGAGAACCAGTCGCTCGGCCCCGAAGGCGTCGATAAGCCGCGGCAGGTCTCCGCGAATGGACGTGAGGCTGTTCGCCATCTCGATGGGGTCGAGGTCAACGACAGCGAGCTTGTTCTCGGCCATGTACTCGTCGAACGGCCAGCCCTTCTCGGTGGCGGCTCTGCGGACGGCGTCTTTTGTCTCCTCAAGTGTGATGTAGACGCCGCGTTCGCCGTTTTCGATGCCCTCGTTGAGGAACTGCAGCCCGAACGTCGTCTTCCCGGTCCCGGCAGAGCCCATCACGACCATCAGCGACCGCTCGGGAACGCCGCCCTGAATCATGTTGTCGAGGCCGTTGATGCCGAGGTCGATGCGGGGGATGTCGGAATCAAACTCCTCGTCGAACTCCTCGCTGCCGCCGCTCCCGGCATCGAAGGCACTTTCGAAGTCATCGGTGCTTGGCCCGTCGCCCCCGATTTCGCCGTCGAAGGCGCTCTCGAAGTCGTCGGTGCTTGGACCATCGTCGGGGCTATCCTCGGTGTCCTGCTCGAACCAGTCGTCGTCGCTCATTGTCCACCCGCGCTCGGCTCGCGCATACCGACAGTTAACGGCCTCCATTGTTAATGTTGTCCGCTCTGTTGCCGAACAGTCAGCCGGTGGACGCCGACCGTTGATGACCGCCCCACTGACCCGCAGCCGGCTCCGGGGGGCTTTTAGTCACGGGGCAGCCAACGGAGGGACAATGGAGTTGGGCATCGTTGCCAAGCGGGAGACGCCGCGTGCCGTCGAGCTCGCCGACCGCATCCGACGACACGTCGACGTTCCCGTTACGCTCGACAATCTCACGGCCGACGAACTCGACGCGAATGGGACCGATGTCACGTCGCTTTCGGCCTGTGACTTGGTTGTCTCTATTGGAGGCGACGGCACGTTCCTGTTTGCCGCGCGCGAGGTGTCACCGACCCCCGTCCTCGGCGTTAACCTCGGCGAGGTCGGCTTTCTGAACGCCGTTTCCCCGGAGGAGTGTGTCGAAACCGTCGCTGGCGTCGTCGAACGGATGCAGGCGGGCGACGCGGAGCTACAGGAGCTACCACAGCTGCAGGCAACCGGCCCCGGACTGTCCCTACCGGCCGCAGTCAACGAGGTCGCGGTACTGGGGCCACAGCGCGGCCGCGACAACGGTCTTGACATCGACGTTCGCGTCAATGGCGAGGGCTACTCGTCGGGCCGCGCCGACGGCGTACTCGTCTCGACGCCGACCGGCTCGACAGCGTACAACCTCAGTGAGGGCGGTCCTATCGTCCATCCCGATGTGTCCGCCTTCGTGGTCACCGAGATGTGCGCCGAGTCGTCGATGCCGTCGCTTGCGGTCCCGACAGACCGGACTATCACCGTCCATGTCGACGGGGCTGACCACGCCGTCGTCGCCGCCGACGGCCGGACGCGTTCACAGGTTGCGCCGCCCGCCGAAATAACGCTTGCAGTCGCCGCTGACCCGGTCCGTATCGCCGGACCGAAACTCGAATTCTTTACGGCGCTCGACAAGCTCGATTGAAGCCGCGGGCTGCCACTTCCAAAAGCCATAATGGGGCTGCGAGCCTCCCTATTGCCAATGAGCCAACAGCTGCCGGACGTACAGGCGTCGAGCCCGGACGTGAGCGTCGGGCTTTCCCGTGTCGGCGTCACCGGCGTCGAAAAGCTCGTCAAACTCCACCGCCCGAACGACCGCCCCATCGTGCTGATGGCCGAGTTCGATGTCTTCGTCGACCTCCCGAGCTGGCGGAAGGGGGCCGACATGAGCCGGAACATGGAAGTTGTCGACGAAATGCTCGAAGAGGCTGTCTCCGAGCCCGCCCTTAGCGTCGAGGATGTCTGTGGCGATGTCGCCGAGCGACTCATCGAGAAACACGACTACACGACACAGGCCGAGGTCCGCATGGAGGCCGAGTATATGATTCGCGAGGAGACGCCGGCGACCGACCGACCGACGCAGGCGACCGCCGACATCATCGCCTCGGCGACCGCCGACGAGGACGGCAACACCCGCGAAGAAATCGGCTGCCACGTCGTCGGCATGACGGTCTGTCCCTGTTCACAGGGGATGAGCGAATCCCGCGCCCGTGATGTCCTCGAAGGACTCGATGTCGACCGCGACACCATTGACGCCTTCCTCGAGGAGGTCCCTCAGCCCGGCCACTCCCAGCGCGGCCACGCCACGCTGACAGTCGAGACCAGCGGCGACCCCGATGTCGACCTGCGGACGCTTATCGACATTGCCCGCGACTCGATGAGCGCCCGCATCTACAATCTCGCAAAGCGCCCCGACGAAGACCATATGACCTTCGAGAGCCACAGCGACGCGAAGTTCGTCGAAGACTGCGTTCGCTCGATGGCAAACGGGCTTCTTGAGGAGTACCCCGACCTTCCGGATGACACAATCGTCCGGATGGAACAATCCAACGACGAATCGATTCACCAGCACAACGCCCACGCCGAGCGCGTCGCCGAGTTCGGGCAGCTTCGCCGGGAAGTCCGCGACTAGCGTTCGGCCTGTGGCAACGATAGCGTAACGACGTTCCCCTCGCCGTCAGCGCGCCGGCCGAATGTGAGCTCCCCGTCAGAGAGGTCGGCGACCCAATACACCAGCCACAGCCCGAGCCCGGTTCCGTGGTTAATAGCCGAGAGGTCAGCCTCGGTAAACAGCGGTCGGATTTCGTTTTCGGGTATCGGTGGTCCGTTGTCGATGATGTTGATGGTGATTCTTTCCCCCTGACACTCAACGACAGCCGTCACCTCCGCGGCACCGTCGGCGTGCTGGATGGCGTTTTCTAGCAGCTCCGCAACCGCTTGGTTGATTTTGGGGATGGCCTCAGCAACGGCAGTTGACGGCTGTCGCAACTTGATAGGAACCTCCGGATAGCGTTCCCGCGCGTTTTCGACCGCCGTTGACACGCAATCAGCAATGTCGACAGTCACCGTTTCGTTGGCCCCCGAGAGGACCTCAACGACCTCGCGTCCTTTCTCGGCGGTGTTCAGGAGGTCCGTCGCAGAATCGATGACTGTTCCCATGCCGGATGGGGCGTCCGGGTGTGCCCCTCTCTGGATGAGTTCCGCGTGGCCGAGTACGATGTTCATCGTGTTCCGGATGTTGTGTCGGAGTAAATCGTCAAGCACCCGAAGCTGCCGCTGGCGGCGATAGCGGTCTGTCACGTCCCGTGCCGTCCCGACAATCCGGACAACATCACCGTCCTCAAAGATGGGTTCGGCGCGAACCCAGACGCGACGACGGAACGAGACACTCGGGTCGACCCAGTACTCCATCTCGACCGACTCGCCGCCGGCGAGGCGCTCCATCCCATCCCGGGCCTTCGACCTGTCCTTGGGACGGATGCCATCGAGGAACCGCTCGGGGTTTTCTCGAACCTCCGCCGTTGGTTGCCCCCAGATGTCCTCGTAGGCATCGTTGACAAACAGCATCTCGTCCCAGTCAGCCGAGACCGTCCAGAGCACGTCGTTCGTGTTGGCGGTCAACTCCTCCAGCCGCGTCCGGAGTTCGTTACGCTGTCGCTCGGCGCGCTTCCGCTCGGAGATGTCGTGGGAGCTGGCGACGTAGCCGTCGAAATCCGGCAGCTTCCGGTTCGACAGGCGTGTTTCGAGCCACACCCACCCACCATCAGCGCTCCGATGACGGTACTCGACTGTCTCGGACGCGCCTTCAGGAGCCGAACGGAGTGACTCAAAGCGCGCCTCCATCTCCGGCCGGTCGTCGGGGTGCATGCACTCGAAGGTGTTCAGGCCGACGAACGCATCGGGGTCGTACCCCAGCAGCCGCGACACCGCGTCGTTGGCGTACTGATAGGTCCCTGCCTCGTCGATAACGACAATTTTTGCCTGACTGTGGTCGAGCAGCGACGCCAGGGTCTCTGCGTCCATCAAGGCTCTGTGCTAGAGGTTTACACGGGGGCGTAATTTGTGTTTTGGTGCCCTCGGAAATACGAAAAGGGCAGTCAGAAGGTGAGCTCTTCGGCCTGCTCCCACCGCGGTTCGAACTCGCTGCGGACGCTCTGGGCGAATTCCCGGTCTTTGAGGTCTATCATGGCAAAGACCTCTCGGTTCTTCAGCGGATGCGGGACCTCGATGGTTACTTCGTTGTCGTCGATGAGCGTGAACGTTCCCGTGACATCCTCGCTGATGCAGACGGTGAACCGCTCGTTTTCGGTCAACGAGGTCCGGTAGCGCTCGCCGATAGACTCGGGCAGCACGGACATGACCTCCGGCCGCATCAGGAGTCGGACGTCGACGCCGCGGTCCATCGCATCGGTGAGCTCGTCGAGAATGAGCGTTCCGACCGTATCGATGTCGAAGAACTGCTCGATGTAGCTGGAAAGCACCATAACCACCTCGGAGTCGGCCGCTGAAATGCGTTCCATCAGCAGGTCGACCGTCTCGTCCGGCCCGACAGCGGCGGTCCAGAAGGTGTCCTCTACTGGCTCGGCGGTTTCCAACTCGCCGCTGAGTTCGTCGACGATGCTCTCGTATTGGTTTGCCTTTTCGTCGAGTTCGCGCTTTTTATCCTCCAGCAGCCGGTCGAGCGCCGTCGACGGCTCGACGGCGACGTATTTTTTCGGCCGCGAGGCCGACTGCGAGCGGACGAGGTTGTACTGCTCGATGCTGTTCAGCACGTCGTAGATGCGGCCCATCGGGACA from Natronomonas pharaonis DSM 2160 includes the following:
- a CDS encoding KaiC domain-containing protein; translated protein: MEAVNCRYARAERGWTMSDDDWFEQDTEDSPDDGPSTDDFESAFDGEIGGDGPSTDDFESAFDAGSGGSEEFDEEFDSDIPRIDLGINGLDNMIQGGVPERSLMVVMGSAGTGKTTFGLQFLNEGIENGERGVYITLEETKDAVRRAATEKGWPFDEYMAENKLAVVDLDPIEMANSLTSIRGDLPRLIDAFGAERLVLDSVSLLEMMYDEQSARRTEVFDFTKALKSAGISTMVTSEVSDTDSYTSKYGIIEYLTDAVFVLQYVRSDFKETRLAVEIQKIRNANHSRETKPYEITSDGISVYQQASIF
- a CDS encoding NAD(+)/NADH kinase, whose product is MELGIVAKRETPRAVELADRIRRHVDVPVTLDNLTADELDANGTDVTSLSACDLVVSIGGDGTFLFAAREVSPTPVLGVNLGEVGFLNAVSPEECVETVAGVVERMQAGDAELQELPQLQATGPGLSLPAAVNEVAVLGPQRGRDNGLDIDVRVNGEGYSSGRADGVLVSTPTGSTAYNLSEGGPIVHPDVSAFVVTEMCAESSMPSLAVPTDRTITVHVDGADHAVVAADGRTRSQVAPPAEITLAVAADPVRIAGPKLEFFTALDKLD
- the mptA gene encoding GTP cyclohydrolase MptA, which encodes MSQQLPDVQASSPDVSVGLSRVGVTGVEKLVKLHRPNDRPIVLMAEFDVFVDLPSWRKGADMSRNMEVVDEMLEEAVSEPALSVEDVCGDVAERLIEKHDYTTQAEVRMEAEYMIREETPATDRPTQATADIIASATADEDGNTREEIGCHVVGMTVCPCSQGMSESRARDVLEGLDVDRDTIDAFLEEVPQPGHSQRGHATLTVETSGDPDVDLRTLIDIARDSMSARIYNLAKRPDEDHMTFESHSDAKFVEDCVRSMANGLLEEYPDLPDDTIVRMEQSNDESIHQHNAHAERVAEFGQLRREVRD
- a CDS encoding PAS domain-containing sensor histidine kinase, encoding MDAETLASLLDHSQAKIVVIDEAGTYQYANDAVSRLLGYDPDAFVGLNTFECMHPDDRPEMEARFESLRSAPEGASETVEYRHRSADGGWVWLETRLSNRKLPDFDGYVASSHDISERKRAERQRNELRTRLEELTANTNDVLWTVSADWDEMLFVNDAYEDIWGQPTAEVRENPERFLDGIRPKDRSKARDGMERLAGGESVEMEYWVDPSVSFRRRVWVRAEPIFEDGDVVRIVGTARDVTDRYRRQRQLRVLDDLLRHNIRNTMNIVLGHAELIQRGAHPDAPSGMGTVIDSATDLLNTAEKGREVVEVLSGANETVTVDIADCVSTAVENARERYPEVPIKLRQPSTAVAEAIPKINQAVAELLENAIQHADGAAEVTAVVECQGERITINIIDNGPPIPENEIRPLFTEADLSAINHGTGLGLWLVYWVADLSDGELTFGRRADGEGNVVTLSLPQAER
- a CDS encoding TrmB family transcriptional regulator produces the protein MASLRDLGLSEYEARAYRALLKTGPTTAKELSRVSDVPMGRIYDVLNSIEQYNLVRSQSASRPKKYVAVEPSTALDRLLEDKKRELDEKANQYESIVDELSGELETAEPVEDTFWTAAVGPDETVDLLMERISAADSEVVMVLSSYIEQFFDIDTVGTLILDELTDAMDRGVDVRLLMRPEVMSVLPESIGERYRTSLTENERFTVCISEDVTGTFTLIDDNEVTIEVPHPLKNREVFAMIDLKDREFAQSVRSEFEPRWEQAEELTF